DNA from Kryptolebias marmoratus isolate JLee-2015 linkage group LG8, ASM164957v2, whole genome shotgun sequence:
ACACATTCTTagtaacatatatatatatatatatatatatatatatatatatatatacatatataattgAAATAAGAAGGATGATTCAACAGTTCTGAGTCCTGCTCAGGACTTTAAAAACTGGATGTTTCTTCATCTCTGCCTCTTCGTTccctttaaaaactgtttctgactGATTGCAAATACCTCCATTAATCTTCTCCCTTcaaaaaaaaggcaatgttCACAGCAGGTTTCAGTCAACATCTTAgtagtttttttctgataagaatcgttctttatttttgtctttcaggtaTGTGTATTACTTTGGAGGCCTTCTCTCTGGGGCAATAAAGATGAACAGCAGCCCTCTCTTCCTCCATCAAGTCCTCATCCCGTCACTCCCCAACTTCCAGGGTGAAGGAGgtacatttttctgttttctttttttttttcctaaaagaaaTATGTCTTCCAGCTTCTTATGCATATTTCTAGCCAGTTTCCTCCCAGTTCCCCTGGTTTTATCGTTCCTCATCTTTGCTTACATTATTTAGAACGCTCCATTCCTCTCATTTCTGCTTGAATGGCTTTACATGATAACAGCCATCATGAAAAGCTTTAATCACACGAACATCAGCAAAACGCTTTgagaccagaagaagaaaaacaccagAACGGGACACAAGTTTGGCTGTCAAAGCTAAACGCTGTtaacatttttgcttgtttatgaGTATTTTAGTTACTAAAGGAGTTGTGAAACGATTGTTCTTTACAGAATTTGTAATTTTccagtctttgtttttgcccGCCagcatgaaagaaaacaaaacacataatcAGACTGACTCAAGATAgtcgccacagctagtcaactttagcaaacacaaaaatgtgctttaactcagacactgagctcagatttggtgtggtagtagctgagagtcatccccaacacacactctgagatCTAACGGATAATTTAAGAGTTTTGCTTTAAACATTAACATGCAAGGCAGCCAGCGATGTTCTCACTAATTGTCgttatcagaaaaaaacaggaagtgacgtctaTGTCAGTTTTACCAAAATTTACCCAAAAACATTTAGTCTTGTACTTTTTCATCAAATGATGTGATGTGACTGAGTGTCAGTACAAACAAAGTTACCCTTTATTCAAATTctattcaatttaaaaaaaaatgtccacccTAAATTCTGAACCTTTTTCCAGGTCTCGTTTCTTGACAGGTTCAGATGTATTTACTAGAACAAAAGTAAGGAAAATGTTGATGGATCTGAGCTTTAACTTCTGTCTCTGATCTGTCCGGCCCGGCTCTCTGGATGtagataaaacatttacaggaagTGATGTTTGTCTTGGCGAGGTTCTTCTGACAGGCTTCCCTCTGGATTTACAGCAGTGTTTCTGAATGCAGATGCCAAGGATGGTTGCATTAgctcccaccaccaccccacacactcacacacacacacttctattTATCTTTAATCTGATGATCAGGTTCTCAAGGTGAGGCTGGAATCAGCACATTCCTCGGTCCACATGCTGATAAAATCCTCTCTCCTCTTTCTAGGTTATTACCCCTTCTTGAAGATCTACCAGTCCATGCAGCTGGTCTACACTTCAGGCATATAGTGAGTCAGCCTTGCTCTTATAAGGACAACGAATAAGCTGGGGTGTATTTGTTGACTCTGGGGGGTTTTCTTTCATACGTTTGAGGTCTCAGCATCACaattaaataagaataaaagctgtttttcttcccGAGTCCAGCTTTTATCCCATTATTCTTTACCTCGATGCCTTTCTGAGCCTTTAAACATCACTGATGTCAATTAATTTATCATTTCAATAagaggttcccaaacctttcagctttcGACCCACAGAATAAAAGCAGCGAAGAATCTTGAGCTCTACTATTGCTGGTTGAAGTATGCAAATATTGCTATGTTTTATACCCAGAGTGGGGTCCCAACTACAACTTTGGGAACAACAGTTTGTTCCTGACACCTTAAAGAAttgttccttttgtttcacGCATTTCCTAGCTtcataaaaaggtttatttgtgacattttgccCTTCGCAGTGACCTCCAAGGCACTGGAGGCAGAAGACTGTGTGTGAGCGTCGAACCGGCCCTGTTGCTGAAGGGCGACATTATGGTGAGTCATACCAGGAGGACGTGACAAACACAAGACCCCCACATATGGGTGGGGTTGTAATTAGgacttaaaaaaatcattacaagCTTAGAAACTTCATCCCTAGAATCAATGTTTTAGTTTGGGAAAAGagatttgtcattttgttaACAAGGATTCGTAATTTGTCTGATTTGTGTGGAGTCACATGTTTGGAAAGCTGACATTTATGGCTCAGACTTGGTATTATCCcatggtgttttaaaaaaatctgaatttcttTCCCGGCTTTCTGCTGCCCTCTGCAGGTGAAATGCTACCACCGGCGAGCCCAGAGCGCCGACAGAGACACGGTGTTCAGGCTGCAGTTCCACACCTGCACCGTCCACGGAGCCCAGCTGTGGTTCGGGAAGGGGGAGCTGGACGAGGCGTACACTGGTGCGTTTATCCAGGGGTTAGACACGGCCGGGAAACACAACCAAAACACAGTTCAAgagatttaaagctgaaattaactgttttatttatgtccATTAGCTGGTTATtctgttgtctttattttaatcagaaaagaaaaaaacttgtgttagtttatttttgattcaccatatatatatatatatatttattttttatttgatagaaTTCAATAAGAAAGCTGTTTGCTGTTCAGTAAAATGACCACAGAGGCCAACTTTCATTAGTATGCTTGTTTGAATTTGCTTTTAAGTCTCCTTTGACATTTAAGAACACTTATATTAAcctgcattttgtgttttatactttttattacaacaggtttaaaaaattGTATATCCATTCACAGGATGTCACATAATAATCAATTAGAAATCAATTAGAAATTCCCCATAGAAATGGATGGGCAAGATGTTCTGCAATAAGAGTggaagaaactgaaacattaatggattaaaagtttctttaacttgagccagcagctgcagttttaaCTCTACAGGTatagattttactttaaaatgtagaaaaatttCTCTACTTGCACAGAATTTGAGTctctgaacttaaaaaacaacctttttgcAATGAATcttcaaacaagcagaaaatgCTTCATCATCTCAACACAGAATGGgagcaacatttttaaataaaatcaaaaactaataatttaatttgctcacatgtttacattttctttggCAGAAGCATAAATGTTGTACCAATACATGGGAACGCTTCGTAAGTTCTCAGTTTTAAACTTCTAATTCTTTTAAGTAATTAAATTTGAGTGAATTTTCCCTCCAAATATGATAAAAAGCTGCACCTTTGGTTCATCACCAAACATTTTGATACTTACTATCGAAACTTTTCAgaatctcatttttaaaaagaacaataatcCTTCTTCAGTCTCTCCAAAAACTCCAGAATCTGATTTAtgagaacatgtttttttaatagtaaTAGTTTATTTCATCTTAACTCCACAAGAACAAATGTTATTGTTTCCTAAATGCCTGATTTTTGCTTCTTCGGAtgcttttactgtaaaatgacGTTGAAGCAGAGACAGCAGCCTCTCAAACTGGAATTGTGGGAATCTCTTTTCGGTGGTTTTGGACTCATAATACTGTGGTGGAATAAATCCTTTACAAGTAGCAGTTGAATCCTCATCCTGGAAGTAATAACAGCTCCCAGGAGGAAAGTACAGTGAGAATTAGATGCACTACAAGCCACAATGACagtgtctgaaataaaaaaaataaaaccgttCAGAGAGTTTATGATACACGGTTAGTGGCTTTGCATTCCTTAAGTCCTCGATGAATGCGCTCATTACTTAATTTCCTTCTCGGTTTCACTTTCCCTGGAATAACAGATCATGTGTTTGTAGAAGGAGTGTGGTTTTCTGTACGAGAGATGAAGTATTAAAGATATACAGAAATACTGTATATGATTGTGGGTTTCTGTATCTGTGGGAAATATTTGATGATGGAGTTTTCTGGGGTCAGTTTACTTTCATAAATCTGCATCTCATGTgacaatatttactttctgagaactaaaataaaaatcacagaggTATATTTTATCTCTGACACGCTGTTTGAGAAATTCGACAGTCTTGCTCTTATTGAGCATTTACACCTTTTTCTTGTCCCAGATGAACGTTTTCCGTCCGATGCCACCGTGGAGTTTGTCTTCTCCTCTGGACCTGAGAGAATCAAAGGTTAGTTCACCCCAAATCAGATTCAAACAGGTCGATGAACAAAAGCAAAGCTGAAGTTGAAACAAGTCTTTTCTCAGGACGTGAATACCACAAGAACGACCCGGCTGTCATAGTCGACTACAACACTGCTGACCCGGTGGTTCGCTGGGATTCCTATGAGAACTTCAACCAGCGGTACCAGGACAGCCTGGAGGGtaactattatttatttataatcatttttacacattagGTCAAAAGGAAAGACCAAGTGCTTATTAAGAgagaaataacacattttaaacatctttaaacacTGAACTCCGGAGGTCCATTTGGAAAAATAACAGGTTTccactttgaaataataaaacttacTGCAAGAATTTGGAGGGTTTGTAGGGTAGGTAATTGTTAGCTACTGAATTTTCTCTAATGAAAGCAGAGACCTTAATTTTCTTCAACCTTTATTAGGTTTTTAAGgcaagtttttatttctaattctCATTGTTCTTGGAATAATCTTCAATATTTTTGCAGATTATCTCATATTTTGGTGAGTTACCGTATATTAATCTGTGTATATTTGTGTGCAGTTGCACAAATATACACAGACTGCTAAGGATTTCACAGAAATGTCACTCTGTATGGGTAGAGATTGGGTTAATGCTATCATTTGTGCAATTGGTGCAAATATGTTTTGCTCTGTGAATTAATAGACTCAGTCTGCTACAGATTTTATTATTCACGTTACAAAAAACTAGATAAAATTGCCTTTTAAAACTAGCCTGAAAATATTTTTGGGTCAAAGAGTCACTGCAGAAGAATCAGAGAGCTGCAGGTTGCAGAACCAAACAGACatgaaaggacaaaaaacacacacacacacacactcacacacacaacaaaatttGCTTTACTTATAACTAATGAGCACCATCGGTTTAAACTATGACTTCCCTGTTGGTCTGTTTCAGATATTGCTCATACCAGAGGTCCTCTAGATGGCAGCCTTTATGCTCAGATAAAGAAGCGTCGGGGTCAGGGCTCCGGTTCTTTGACCTCAACTAATGGCAGCACCCCAGGGGGCGCTCTCTCAGAAGATAGGCCTGATCATCTGATCCCCCAAGGTTCTGACCCCAGTTTTTCAGCCCATTCCCTCCATTTGAACCAATCGTGTGTCCATCCCGACCACCCAGAGGAGCCTGTCCGTCCCCCGCCCCCAACCCGGCAGGAAAGGGAGGAACTTGAACGTCTCCTCGGAGGGATAGAGGGGAACCcagacggagagagagagaccgcCATTTTGGATGATGGAGATTCTTGGCCCTCGGAGAGAAGCGGGACGCTGCAGCTCAGTCGGTCATGTTCCTGCCGGGACGGGTACCGCTCCCAGCGCTGTGCTGAGCCGGGCTGTGACCGCACCCTCCTCATGCCGAACGGCTACTGCCTCGATCGAGCTCCTGGCACCAACGGGCACCACGGGGCGAACCCCTCTGCTGGCCCAAACCCAGCTGCTCCTCCATCCCACATGGATATGTGTCAGCATTACAGCCCACATACCCAACAGTCCCTTCCACCTCCAGATCTAGTGTGGGACCGTCAAAGTGGCCCCTCTCACTACTTGCACCGTACCTGCTCAGAGGCACCGTCATCTCGACATATCTGTCCATACCCATCACAAGACCTGACCCCTCACCCTCACAGTAATTCACACCACCCCATGTCTGCCCCCGGCCGCCTCTGCTGTCGGGAGGATTCACCCTTTCACCATCCTCCTCCACCTCACAGCCACCACCATCCTCTCTCACACCATCCGAAGCCCTCCACCAGCCCGACGTACCATGACATAATGCTAATGGATGGTCTGCCACCCCCTGGCTGTCTTTGTAGGGACTGCAGCATCAGGAGAGACGACTCGGCTGCTTATCACTGCCTGAGGCTGGACCGTGGGGACAGCTTTCACTGGGACAGGGAGGCGGAGCTTCAACAGAGGGAGGCAGGACTTAGGAGAGCCCGAGAGACTGAGCTACCCAGAGGATCAGAGCTCCACTGGGAGAGGGATCCAGGGCTCAGACGGGGCAGAGAGCTGTCACTCCACTGGGAGCGAGACAGGGAGGCGGAGCTTCAGTGGGAGAGGGATAGGGAGGCTGAATTTTGGCACAGGAGAGCCACCGTAGCCTCCTACGGCCCGCAGGGACACGATCTACCATCCTTTACCTTTGACCCGCTGCCATCAGGTCACCCGGCTTATCCAGAAGCATCCAGGTCCCACGCTCATTCTCACCTGGATCTGAagtacagcagcagcagcagcggttACCAAACACCGCGACAGGCGTGCCCCTACTCACCGTACCATCCCTCGCCATCTGAAAGCAGGGGGTACGCCTCAGGCTACCAGTCTGAGTCCACATCTCCACTGCCTCCTGCTTCCTCCATGACCGGGTCCTGCAGCCATAGCAACGGGCCAACAGACCATAACCACCATCACCGGCATCCAGACTCACAGCAGTCATACAGCCCTGACTCACACACCGGtgagtcaaacagaaacagcagcatgtTTTTAGTTAACAGGAATGAATTGTCCATAATCGGCACCAGCGTACTGTTCACGTTCAGAGAAACAGAATTTCATTCGACCCCGGCTGATTACTTTTTCCATTGTGACCGTCTTCTCTCAGATGGCCTTCGTAGTTCTGGTGAAAGCGTGGGCTGGAGGGATCACATTACCCACGGCTCCTTTAAGAGGGTTCACAGAGACGGCCACATTGCCTGCTCCACACCTTCTGACATGTCCGGACCCTCGACTCCTGTCCATACCAGTAGCCCTCTCCGCACACAGGAGAGGTACTccacgtttgtgtttttactttgaggGTTAGATAAGAATCTAAATTATGCTTATTTAGCACAGTTGGCTATTTTATGGAGACAGTAGTTGCAGTCTTTGTTGAGACTGGGGAATCATTTACACCAGATGTTATGGAACGTTTGTCTGAATATAAGGTCGAGATAGTGATGATAATGACACCCAGTGCTCAAGCTTTGGGGCATGTTACACTGGTTATGAATAAACATTGACATTGTTTAAGTTTTTCTCATACTTTGATTGGACCTTAATGTGTAAATAACTAGAATGAGATTGGGAAACATCTGAGTCAAGAAAACCACTGACGTCAATAAATAtcagtgatttttgttttcttttttttgctccggagtttgtttttattctgtttggttAAGACTaaattgagctcaaatttaaagttctagtagttgagagtcattcactgTATATACTGTAAGTGTTACTCATGTTAGCCAGCACTATTTGtttggtagcaaaatatctaatgaggatttattttattgtaacattGTTTACATTTCCACATACAGTAGTGACCAATCAGTGGTTTCgtgtctgtttttgtaacaATAATAACTGTGTATGTTTATTAAAGCCCCAGTCCTGGGAGGGGAGAATATGACATCCGGACCACAGACATCATCGGCAGTGACAACGAGGAATCTCCAACCGAGGACAAACACTTCTGTAACAGCAGTGTGGTCCGGGAAGCTCTAGGAAGCCCCCAAATCAGCACAGAGCAGTCGTCTGTTTCACACACCAAAAATACTCCGTCACAAACTGAATCCTCCAACCACTGCAGCGCACCCACCCAACCTTCCCCTACCGCCCCACCACCTGCATCAAAGGGTCCCGACACACAGCCCCAGCCTGGCCCGCTCCCTCCTCCAGTCCTGCGTTcttcagaagctgctgctgttcccTCTCCGCTGGTCCAGCCTCAGCCTCAGACCCAAACCAATGGTTCTCCAGGACCGACCTCAGTACAGGTCAACGGATCTTCTCCAACGATGAAATCTCACCCAGACGTCCACAAGCCCCCCACCTCCAACCGTTCATCTCCTGCAGCACCATCATCCCCTCAGCCCGGACCCGGCAGCACGGATGGATCACCGGTCTCCGACGCCCCAGTTCCTGGTTTTGCCACCCTGGGAAGGAGACTAATGCTGGGTGGTTCAGAACCCCACCACCCAAATTACCTGCAGCACCACGGACCCCCACATCACCACTACCCAGGCATGGAGCATAGCGTTGCCATGGACACCAACAAAAGACACTGTTATTCTGGTCCCACCCCACAGCTCCACCCAGTCTCCTACTCCAACTACTCCACCATCTCCATCCCTCTTCCTCACCCGCAGCCGCCTCTACCGGAGAAACGGCACCAGCCCTCCCAGCCAGGTTCTCCCAGCGAAGGGGTGAAGCCATCCGGGGGACAAGTACCTCCCTCTGCCACCCAGCATCATGTCACATTTTCTCCCAATGTGGGAGAAATTGCACCCCCTGCAGGCCTAAATGACGACATAACATCTGTGGAGGGTGAGACGGCAAACCGGGTCAGTGTTAAATTTGTCCAGGACAGTTCGAGGTTCTGGTACAAACCTGCCATCTCCAGAGAGCAAGGCAAGATCCTCATTTCACTTCAGTTTCTTTGAACTTTTAAGCATGCAGATCTAAAGTTTGTAACGTTGAGTTATGTTTGGCTGCAGCAATCACAGCTCTGAAGGAGAGAGAGCCGGGAACCTTCCTGATCAGAGACAGTAACTCGTTCCAGGGGGCCTACGGTCTGGCCCTGAAGGTGGCAACACCTCCGCCTAATGTCAACCACAACAGCAAGGGTAAAACCCAatatttacatcattttattcATCGAATTCCACATTTTTCTGGTGCTCTAATTAAGGAGATGTTGTTATTTATAAGTTGTTAACCGTAGAAGTCTGGTTTTCCAGCTGGTGACCCTCTGGAGCAGCTGGTGAGACATTTCCTGATAGAGACAGGACCTCGAGGAGTCAGGATCAAAGGATGTCAGAATGAGCCCTACTTTGGTGAGTTTTCCTCTCCTCTTGTAAAAACCGGTCCAGCTCTGTGGCctctttaattaaaagttaCGTTACAGTTgatgttaaaattattttcaatcaTCTGCTCGGATCTAAAGCTGGTTCCCTAAATCCAGTTTCTACTTCTTCCTTAAAGTTTCTTACATATTTGTCAAAGCTTATGTGAAGACATTAATGTGAGGAACTACTCCAGACTTTGCTTAAAGATTAGATTATTCCACAGtaacataaacatttaaaactactTTGACGTGGCGTTTTCTGAGTTTATAGTTTAGATTAAATCTGTCTTCTGAAAACATCTTGGAAACATGTTTACTGTGATCCACAGGGAGTCTGTCTGCACTGGTCTATCAACACTCCATCACACCCATTTCTTTGCCCTGCGCTCTTAAAATCCCTGAAAAAGGTtggttctgctttttatttaaagactggACTCTTGATTAATGCTTACTGTATATCCCaagaaaaactcaaagaaagttttttttctccagattctGAAACTGAGAAAACCAAGTTTAACATGTCAGAATACACAAAATGCTTCTTTAAAGCTACGTGATTCTGACATACTTTATTAGACATGTCACACTTTTTCTTTGTCCTCAGATCTGGTTGGAGAGGTGCAGGAGGTTCAACCAGTCAGTAATGTCAGTAACATCAGTAACATCAGCACAGCTGCTGATCTGCTCAAACAAGGAGCTGGTGAGTTCTTCATCGGAAATATCATTAGTGCAGTTTTCTACATTTACATCCCTTCCTACTAACAAGCTAAAATCTGCTCTGATGCCACCATGTTTGGTTGTTCAGTGTCAGATTTTAATCAGGCTGAATCAAAGCGATCATTAAGCCACAAATACTgaccttttttagctttttattcatGAAATCATCTCACTTGTAGAATATTTGTCACAGCAGAGATTTTATTGCACTCTGCAGCCTTGAGGAAAGCTGTCATTTGCAGACTAAATCAATATATTTATCAGTTTGAAAAATTCCAGTCAACTTGTTTGTTCTGActgataaaatatatatattttttattttaaacggTTAAAAAGTTTGACCcttgatcaggtttttaatCTTGGCCTCTTGTGAAAATGAATAGGAGCCccctgaggtcaaaggtcgcaCAGCTTTAATGAAGTTAGAAGAGACGCAGGAgaaatcagttcagtttgtggcagaatctttttttcttaaagatcCTGTTAAAATGTAGTGTCTCGTCACACGTCGACCTCTGACCCCATCTTGGGAGCTTGCTATCTCAGGTTCTGAAAAATCCAATTTTACAACGAAATGCTCGCAGACGGGAGGCGAACTGCAGAGAGCTCTTTGTCTCATcccttttctgctttcagcCTGTAACGTCCTCTACCTGAACTCTGTGGAAACCGAGTCCCTGACCGGACCCCAGGCCATCGCCAAGGCAACAGATGCCACGCTGGGTCGTAACCCGCGTCCGGCGCCGACCGTAGTCCAGTTCAAGGTGACGTCACAGGGCATCACGCTGACCGACAGCCAGAGGAGGTAAAACATTCCCCGAATATAAAAGCTACTTTTATCTTCCCTGGTTTGTTGTTTAGATCTGTCAAATAAATGGACCTCTGGGTTTCCATTCTTTGGTTTTCAAGGGTCTTCTTCAGGAGACATTACCCGGTGAACAGTGTAACCTTCAGCAGCATCGACCCGAAGGACAGAAGGTGGGAGAATAATTTGTTTTCCGCTGCGTCTGTGTCTGAGTGTCGCTGCATGAAGGTCTGGGAGCATGAGTCGTGTGTTGTCTGCGAGCATGCTGACTGcgcctgcagctgcagctgcgtCGGCTTGTTTGGCAGCTCCGCCTGCGTCTGCACGTCCGTCTGAGTCcactctctgtctctgtctctctctggaCTGTAGGTGGACTAACCCCGACAACACAACCGTTAAGTAAGTGCTCTGCTTGTGTGAAATCATCTCGAGAATGTGGATGTGGGGACGTTGTTTCCCCTGCGGCTGAGAGCTTTCAGAGCCTCTGCATGGCAGCAGGTTGCGTGCGAGTCTTGGCCAAAGTCATTCAAGTGAAGAAAATTTAATTCTGAACTCAAGTCTTACGTGACGCCCCCAGGTTAAATAAGACTAATTCTGCTTTAACTGCGTGAATGCTGACTGCTGCAGTTAGCTGAAGAGAATGAGTCGTTAAAgcagaacactggctaaaagaagcaaaaactttaatagctaaaagaaacaaaatgctcGCTAAAAGTAGCTGCAAAAGGTTAGCAAAAAATTTGAAGTGACAAAACAGTATTTAGAAGCTAAAGAtggcaaaatgctagctaaaatagCAAAGGGCTAAAGCTAAAGTAGTAAATGACTAGCTGAAAGTAGCCAGCTGATACCTAGAAGTTACAAGTAGCAGAAGAGCTAGCtgggagctaaaagtagcaaatgatGAGTGAGAAGCTAAAACAATATCCATTTATCTAaaagcagcatcagagccagcagctgaagcagattttaaagatgtttttgaaggaactgaagagatctctgtgtatttctacgagaaaaatatttgtaaataaagttaaatatttaaaaaagtattaaagtcACAAAAACTATAAGTTCTATAAGCACAGtgctcctgaatgagctgaaacttAGCATGAAATGTGccaaaaactgtacaaaaaataagaaagccAATGCTTAACATCTTTAATCAGCATGAACACTTTTCCTCCAAGGTTGCCTAAAGCACAGACGgactgagtgttttgtttttgtttcacccAAAGTAAatctttttcctccctccccctcAGGGTGTTTGGTTTTGTGGCCAGGAAGCCGGGCAGCACAGCGGAGAACGTCTGCCACCTGTTCGCAGAGCTGGACCCCGAGCAGCCCGCCTCCGCCATCGTCAACTTCATCAACAAGGTCATGCTGGCGCCGCGCCGATAAaacgggaaaaaaaagaacaaaggagCCAGAAGGAGGCTAAACAAGCAGCACTGACGGGACAACATCCAGACCGTTACGGGTGGATTCATCCTGGCGTGACGAGGATTTACTGATTATCAGCAGAAATCTCAGCCCACCGACCCAACAGGTTGTTGTGGATTTATGTCACAACTCCTCCAGGAGGGAGGAGACTTCCCAAACCACAGCTATAAACTAACACTGAACTAAAACAGCTTCAGCCACATGGTTCTACTTCagcacaggaaacagaaaacagaagtcaGCAGCTTACGGATTCATGTTCATTTCCATCTCGTCCTGattaagaaaaacagctttaagaTGCCACTGATACTTGAAAGggcaacaaaatgttaaaaaaaggaaaaagtttgCAACACCAATCAGGatttataa
Protein-coding regions in this window:
- the tns2a gene encoding tensin-2 isoform X1, with amino-acid sequence MGCVLSSDWCGEGEVQPVPVVRSSSLKRRSLERSESGRMRLTKQSGKGEPHAFKEKAFKKKRQCSVCRQNIDNVGSFCRVCKTATHRKCEAKLTSACIPAPSNELQRRGTVPSQHIQHMGSTKSLNYTKQRNTLPRSFSVDRVMERVMERHYDFDLTYITERIISVFFPPKLEEQRYRLNLKEVAAMLKSKHQDKFLLLNLSERRHDITRLNPKVHDFGWPDLHAPPLDKICAICKAMETWLTSDPQHVVVLHCKGNKGKTGVIIAAYMHYSKISAGADQALSTLAMRKFCEDKVSSSLQPSQNRYVYYFGGLLSGAIKMNSSPLFLHQVLIPSLPNFQGEGGYYPFLKIYQSMQLVYTSGIYDLQGTGGRRLCVSVEPALLLKGDIMVKCYHRRAQSADRDTVFRLQFHTCTVHGAQLWFGKGELDEAYTDERFPSDATVEFVFSSGPERIKGREYHKNDPAVIVDYNTADPVVRWDSYENFNQRYQDSLEDIAHTRGPLDGSLYAQIKKRRGQGSGSLTSTNGSTPGGALSEDRPDHLIPQGSDPSFSAHSLHLNQSCVHPDHPEEPVRPPPPTRQEREELERLLGGIEGNPDGERETAILDDGDSWPSERSGTLQLSRSCSCRDGYRSQRCAEPGCDRTLLMPNGYCLDRAPGTNGHHGANPSAGPNPAAPPSHMDMCQHYSPHTQQSLPPPDLVWDRQSGPSHYLHRTCSEAPSSRHICPYPSQDLTPHPHSNSHHPMSAPGRLCCREDSPFHHPPPPHSHHHPLSHHPKPSTSPTYHDIMLMDGLPPPGCLCRDCSIRRDDSAAYHCLRLDRGDSFHWDREAELQQREAGLRRARETELPRGSELHWERDPGLRRGRELSLHWERDREAELQWERDREAEFWHRRATVASYGPQGHDLPSFTFDPLPSGHPAYPEASRSHAHSHLDLKYSSSSSGYQTPRQACPYSPYHPSPSESRGYASGYQSESTSPLPPASSMTGSCSHSNGPTDHNHHHRHPDSQQSYSPDSHTDGLRSSGESVGWRDHITHGSFKRVHRDGHIACSTPSDMSGPSTPVHTSSPLRTQESPSPGRGEYDIRTTDIIGSDNEESPTEDKHFCNSSVVREALGSPQISTEQSSVSHTKNTPSQTESSNHCSAPTQPSPTAPPPASKGPDTQPQPGPLPPPVLRSSEAAAVPSPLVQPQPQTQTNGSPGPTSVQVNGSSPTMKSHPDVHKPPTSNRSSPAAPSSPQPGPGSTDGSPVSDAPVPGFATLGRRLMLGGSEPHHPNYLQHHGPPHHHYPGMEHSVAMDTNKRHCYSGPTPQLHPVSYSNYSTISIPLPHPQPPLPEKRHQPSQPGSPSEGVKPSGGQVPPSATQHHVTFSPNVGEIAPPAGLNDDITSVEGETANRVSVKFVQDSSRFWYKPAISREQAITALKEREPGTFLIRDSNSFQGAYGLALKVATPPPNVNHNSKAGDPLEQLVRHFLIETGPRGVRIKGCQNEPYFGSLSALVYQHSITPISLPCALKIPEKDLVGEVQEVQPVSNVSNISNISTAADLLKQGAACNVLYLNSVETESLTGPQAIAKATDATLGRNPRPAPTVVQFKVTSQGITLTDSQRRVFFRRHYPVNSVTFSSIDPKDRRWTNPDNTTVKVFGFVARKPGSTAENVCHLFAELDPEQPASAIVNFINKVMLAPRR